Proteins from a genomic interval of Lolium perenne isolate Kyuss_39 chromosome 1, Kyuss_2.0, whole genome shotgun sequence:
- the LOC127326352 gene encoding uncharacterized protein — protein sequence MSAEVDEESLVLSSGGLPHGRLAMLNKAVKHTLTTTFTRLKAGLTKDSPPLPPRRRARQQPAYDPDFEAAYVAAHQEYQVAFNQHQQHFMEYMAYIHASMVANQTGQTVDLGPMPPFPGPAPNMPSKENFAAEYYGRTTGTGCSGNQGGGREITPVHHGGPSPGATPGTSPGTSPGPSPGGSSAASTGRNRPVFSGDELL from the exons atgagcgcggaggtcgacgaggagtcgttggtcctgtcgtccggagggttgccgcatggccgtctcgccatgctgaacaaggccgtcaagcataccctcaccacgaccttcacgcgtctcaaggcgggactcaccaaggacagcccccctctcccgcctcgtcgccgggctcggcaacaacccgcatacgac cctgacttcgaggccgcctacgtggccgctcatcaagaatatcaggtggccttcaaccagcaccagcagcacttcatggagtacatggcatatatacat gcgtcgatggtggccaatcaaactggacagacagtggatttagggccgatgcctccctttccggggccggcgccaaacatgccatcgaaggaaaatttcgctgcggagtactatgggagaacaacg ggaacgggatgttccggaaaccagggtggtgggagggagatcacaccggttcatcatggtggtccttctcccggtgctacacccggtacttctcccggtacttctcccggtccttctcccggtggttcttccgcagcttctaccggaaggaatcggccggtgtttagcggcgacgagctcctctag
- the LOC139834981 gene encoding uncharacterized protein produces MIGALLRKFWPGKYYPLGTVPAGEMKLATTWTDYESAPGVGFPTAAEAVMRKFWCFYRVAPEVEEAAANRTLRATCERLTPQVWYNQRITSAGHFWAERGERVHKPDIVGKNAKAEYEMTVEDYMSVIPDWAEPHAEAWEEMVRTRWLKMDEDFAAVARRNAENRGDGGTLWGKPQLRNHPSLPEYFGTYAEDVENSLRDGEASSPGGG; encoded by the exons atgattggagctttgcttaggaagttctggccgggcaagtactatcccctcggcactgtcccagctggcgagatgaagctagccactacttggacggactacgagagtgcccctggcgtaggcttcccgacggctgctgaggccgtgatgagaaagttttgg tgtttttatcgtgtggcgcccgaggttgaggaggcggccgcgaacaggactttgcgggcgacttgtgagaggttgacaccgcaggtgtggtacaaccaaaggatcacgtccgcgggtcacttctgggcagagagaggcgagagggtccataagccggacattgtcggtaagaatgctaaggccgagtacgagatgacggtggaggactacatgtcg gttatccccgattgggccgagccgcatgccgaggcatgggaggagatggttaggacgaggtggctcaagatggacgaggactttgcagccgtggcgaggcggaacgcggagaaccgaggcgacggtggcacactgtgggggaaacctcagctacga AATCATCCCTCGCTCCCCGAGTACTTCGGCACCTACGCCGAGGACGTCGAGAACTCTTTGCGAGATGGTGaggcatcgtcacccggaggtggatga
- the LOC127326338 gene encoding uncharacterized protein gives MGISRSKPAREPEPEPEPKEKPKVKVVVPPKVKVVVPPLFDPPPTAARTRMLVPEYELWFGKPWLHRLFEDYFDLAGSVQAGLMLKMLEDPHANLTANVSPAGGKAQIRWQRGLDNPDSFVDILVSTSKPTLKLRSSIYSTTYGVGAFAAFPLDLEKSARPEDNAVVGLRYGSQNLSFGASFVPFLSSSEPPSVVPYGAWLVGRFGGFSAGAQYKPLSTPTGENKHSLPIEDLKNWDYTISYDVGSASPLSPSFNFSLELLRSTQLVASFYQHQVAQREDKWPETNDAPKITNYIDFGLELATRVGKDKPTDDANNSSFQIAANWQANKNFLVKGKLGPSKSSVALALKSWWKPLFTFSVTAVNDHSKGTTAYGFGIHVDDLRNPDSESHLQS, from the exons ATGGGGATTTCCCGGAGCAAACCGGCaagggagccggagccggagccggagccgaagGAGAAGCCAAAGGTGAAGGTGGTGGTGCCGCCAAAGGTGAAGGTGGTGGTGCCGCCCCTCTTCGACCCGCCTCCCACCGCCGCCCGCACCAG GATGCTGGTGCCAGAGTATGAGCTATGGTTCGGGAAGCCCTGGCTCCACCGCCTGTTTGAGGACTACTTCGATCTGGCGGGGAGTGTGCAGGCAGGGCTCATGTTGAAGATGCTGGAAGATCCTCATGCCAATCTGACTGCAAAT GTGTCACCAGCTGGTGGGAAGGCTCAGATTCGTTGGCAGAG AGGTTTGGATAATCCAGATAGCTTTGTGGACATTCTCGTGTCAACTTCAAAACC CACTTTGAAGCTCAGATCAAGCATTTACTCAACTACGTATGGTGTTGGCGCCTTTGCGGCATTCCCTTTGGATCTGGAGAAAAG TGCACGTCCAGAAGATAATGCTGTCGTGGGTTTGAGATATGGTTCCCAAAATCTATCATTTGGGGCATCTTTTGTGCCATTTCTTT CATCCAGTGAGCCACCCTCTGTGGTACCCTATGGTGCATGGCTGGTTGGAAGATTTGGGGGTTTTAGTGCAGGGGCACAATACAAGCCACTTA GTACTCCAACAGGTGAAAACAAACATTCATTGCCTATTGAGGACTTGAAGAACTGGGATTACACAATCAGTTACGATGTGGGATCAGCTAGCCCACTCAGCCCTTCATTCAATTTTTCCCTAGAGCTTCTCAGAAGTACACAG CTGGTCGCATCATTCTATCAGCACCAGGTTGCCCAAAGGGAG GATAAATGGCCCGAGACTAATGATGCCCCCAAAATCACAAACTACATTGATTTTGGACTTGAACTAGCCACAAG GGTGGGTAAGGACAAACCAACCGACGACGCCAATAATTCCTCATTTCAGATAGCTGCAAACTGGCAGGCTAATAAGAATTTTCTAGTAAAG GGGAAGTTGGGTCCCTCTAAATCTTCGGTAGCTTTGGCATTGAAGTCTTGGTGGAAGCCATTGTTTACATTTAGTGTCACAG CTGTAAATGATCATTCGAAGGGTACAACAGCGTACGGGTTTGGAATTCATGTTGATGATCTAAGAAACCCAGATTCTGAAAGTCATCTCCAATCTTAG